A window of Actinomycetota bacterium contains these coding sequences:
- a CDS encoding ATP-binding cassette domain-containing protein — MTAALDIRGLAFAYPDGHQALFGVDLSVQRGERVAVLGPNGAGKTTLVLHCNGIHLPQMGEVHVGGLPVTKENLREIRRRVGIVFQDPDDQLFMPTVRQDVAFGPANLGLRGAELDSRVEAALRAVGMLEHADRPPHHLSVGQRRRVAVATVLAMDPEIVVLDEPTSNLDPAGRRELLDVLLRLDLTLLVVTHDLPYALELCPRTVVLDGGLVVADGPTTDVMSDRELLAAHRLELPYGFDPLSVPRR; from the coding sequence ATGACCGCCGCGCTCGACATCCGCGGGCTCGCCTTCGCCTACCCGGACGGGCACCAGGCGCTCTTCGGCGTGGACCTGAGCGTCCAGCGGGGCGAACGGGTGGCGGTGCTCGGTCCGAACGGCGCGGGCAAGACGACGCTGGTCCTGCACTGCAACGGCATCCACCTCCCGCAGATGGGTGAGGTGCACGTCGGCGGGCTCCCGGTCACGAAGGAGAACCTCCGCGAGATCCGCCGCCGGGTCGGCATCGTCTTCCAGGACCCCGACGACCAGCTCTTCATGCCGACCGTCCGTCAGGACGTGGCGTTCGGACCGGCCAACCTCGGCCTGCGGGGAGCCGAGCTCGACTCCCGCGTCGAGGCGGCGCTGCGCGCGGTCGGGATGCTCGAGCACGCCGACCGTCCCCCGCACCACCTTTCGGTCGGGCAGCGCCGCCGGGTGGCGGTCGCGACGGTCCTGGCGATGGACCCCGAGATCGTGGTGCTGGACGAGCCGACCTCCAACCTCGACCCGGCCGGGCGACGGGAGCTGCTCGACGTCCTGCTCCGGCTCGACCTGACCCTGCTCGTCGTGACCCACGACCTGCCCTACGCGCTGGAGCTCTGCCCCCGGACCGTGGTGCTCGACGGCGGCCTCGTCGTCGCCGACGGACCCACCACCGACGTCATGAGCGACCGCGAGCTCCTCGCCGCCCACCGTCTGGAGCTGCCGTACGGGTTCGACCCGCTCTCGGTCCCCCGCCGGTGA
- the cbiQ gene encoding cobalt ECF transporter T component CbiQ codes for MGAGHGHLLYRHGRSPLHALPPQCKIAAQLGFVLAVVATPREAFWAFGVYAAVVGSLAAVAGLPLRFMLTRMTVETPFVLFALFLPFIGGGPRTEVAGLSLSVEGLWAAWNIGAKATIGVGATLVVAGTTSVAELLSGLERLRLPQPLVAIAAFMVRYGEVVASEMRRMDIARRSRGHDPRWLWQARAVAASAGALFIRSYERGERVWLAMRSRGYDGRAPLLARDAAAASQWALALTVPAAAALVAISAWTVAR; via the coding sequence ATGGGAGCCGGGCACGGGCACCTGCTCTACCGCCACGGACGCTCCCCCCTGCACGCCCTGCCTCCCCAGTGCAAGATCGCCGCCCAGCTGGGGTTCGTGCTGGCCGTCGTCGCCACCCCCCGGGAGGCCTTCTGGGCGTTCGGCGTCTACGCGGCCGTCGTCGGCTCGCTCGCCGCGGTGGCCGGGCTCCCGCTGCGGTTCATGCTCACGCGGATGACGGTGGAGACCCCGTTCGTGCTCTTCGCCCTCTTCCTGCCGTTCATCGGAGGGGGGCCACGCACGGAGGTCGCGGGCCTGTCCCTGTCGGTGGAGGGGCTCTGGGCGGCCTGGAACATCGGCGCGAAGGCCACCATCGGGGTTGGGGCGACGCTCGTCGTCGCGGGGACGACGAGCGTCGCGGAGCTCCTGTCCGGCCTCGAGCGGCTGCGGCTGCCGCAGCCGCTCGTGGCCATCGCCGCGTTCATGGTCCGCTACGGCGAGGTGGTCGCGAGCGAGATGCGGCGGATGGACATCGCGCGGCGGTCCAGGGGCCACGACCCCAGATGGCTCTGGCAGGCGCGGGCGGTGGCGGCTTCGGCCGGTGCGCTCTTCATCCGGTCCTACGAGCGCGGTGAGCGCGTGTGGCTCGCGATGCGCTCGCGCGGTTACGACGGCCGTGCGCCCCTGCTGGCGCGGGATGCCGCCGCCGCTTCGCAGTGGGCGCTCGCGCTGACCGTCCCGGCCGCCGCCGCGCTGGTGGCGATCTCCGCGTGGACGGTGGCTCGATGA
- a CDS encoding PDGLE domain-containing protein, protein MRYLVAGGLLVAIALAGLLSPYASSQPDGLERVATDHGIAEREREHALSRSPVADYAVRGVEDDRMATGLAGVLGVVLTFGVGVLLFGALKALRPRTEDG, encoded by the coding sequence ATGCGCTACCTCGTCGCGGGGGGCCTCCTGGTCGCGATAGCACTCGCGGGGCTCCTGAGCCCGTACGCCTCTTCACAGCCGGACGGGCTCGAGCGGGTGGCCACGGACCACGGGATCGCCGAGCGGGAGCGCGAGCACGCGCTCTCCCGGTCCCCCGTCGCCGACTACGCGGTGCGCGGCGTGGAGGACGACCGCATGGCGACCGGGCTGGCCGGTGTCCTCGGAGTGGTCCTCACCTTCGGGGTCGGGGTCCTGCTCTTCGGCGCCCTGAAGGCGCTGAGGCCGCGAACCGAGGACGGGTGA
- a CDS encoding energy-coupling factor ABC transporter permease — MHIPDGFIGAGASIGAGVVSAGGVAVALRQAARTLSERLAPLAGLVAAFVFAVQMLNFPVAAGTSGHLIGGVLAAVLVGPWAAVLCLTVVLGVQALFADGGLTALGLNVLNMGLLTALPGYGLFFVLRSALGNGRTAVVAAAGVAATLSVVIAAAAFVAEYAIGGAGEVDIATVLKAMVAVHTLIGIGEGVITALTVGAVLSVRPDLVYGAPAAARPALEIRTAT, encoded by the coding sequence CGTCAGCGCCGGAGGGGTCGCGGTCGCCCTCCGCCAGGCCGCCCGGACCCTGTCCGAACGCCTCGCCCCCCTCGCCGGGCTCGTGGCCGCCTTCGTCTTCGCCGTCCAGATGCTGAACTTCCCGGTCGCGGCGGGCACGTCCGGACATCTCATCGGCGGGGTGCTCGCTGCGGTCCTGGTCGGTCCGTGGGCGGCGGTCCTCTGCCTGACGGTCGTGCTCGGGGTCCAGGCGCTCTTCGCGGACGGTGGCCTGACCGCGCTCGGCCTCAACGTCTTGAACATGGGGCTCCTCACCGCGCTGCCCGGGTACGGCCTGTTCTTCGTCCTGCGGTCGGCGTTGGGGAACGGGCGCACCGCCGTGGTGGCCGCGGCAGGCGTCGCGGCCACGCTCTCGGTGGTGATCGCCGCGGCCGCCTTCGTCGCCGAGTACGCGATCGGGGGGGCGGGCGAGGTGGATATCGCCACTGTCCTGAAAGCGATGGTCGCCGTGCACACGCTCATCGGCATCGGGGAGGGCGTCATCACCGCGCTCACCGTCGGAGCCGTCCTGTCCGTCCGCCCCGACCTCGTCTACGGCGCACCGGCAGCCGCGCGACCCGCGCTCGAGATCAGGACGGCCACCTGA